The Apodemus sylvaticus chromosome 17, mApoSyl1.1, whole genome shotgun sequence genome contains a region encoding:
- the LOC127667318 gene encoding cytochrome P450 2D9 isoform X2, with translation MELLTGTGLWPVAIFTVIFILLVDLMHRQKCWTSRYPPGPVPWPVLGNLLQVDLDNLTYSLYKLQNRYGAVFSLQMAWKPMVVINGLKAVQEVLVTCGEDTADRPPVPIFEYLGVKPRSQGKAINPNTMLDKAVCNVIASLIFARRFEYEDPYFIRMLKLLKESLTEVSGFIPEVLNAFPILLRIPGLGDKVFQGQKSFMAILDNLLTENRTTWDPAQPPRNLTDAFLAEIEKAKGNPESSFNDKNLPKVVGDLFSAGMVTTSTTLSWALLLMILHPDVQRRVQQEIDEVIGRVRHPEMADQARMPYTNAVIHEVQRFGDIASLNLPRITNRDIEVQNFLIPKGTTLIANLSSVLKDETVWEKPLRFHPEHFLDAQGHFVKPEAFMSFSAGRRACLGEPLARMELFLFFTCLLQRFSFSVPDGQPRPSDHGIFGTLVVPSPYQLCAVIRDQGH, from the exons ATGGAGCTGCTGACTGGGACtggcctgtggcctgtggccaTATTCACAGTCATCTTCATATTACTGGTGGACCTGATGCACCGGCAAAAGTGTTGGACTTCCCGCTACCCACCGGGTCCTGTGCCATGGCCTGTGCTGGGTAACCTGCTGCAGGTGGACCTAGATAACCTGACATACAGCTTATACAAG CTTCAAAACCGCTATGGTGCCGTGTTCAGCCTGCAGATGGCCTGGAAGCCCATGGTTGTGATCAACGGGCTGAAGGCTGTGCAGGAAGTGCTGGTGACCTGTGGAGAGGACACTGCTGACCGCCCACCAGTGCCCATCTTTGAGTACCTGGGTGTGAAGCCCAGATCCCAAG GAAAGGCCATCAACCCAAATACCATGTTGGACAAAGCTGTGTGCAATGTGATTGCATCTCTCATTTTTGCCCGTCGCTTTGAATATGAAGACCCTTACTTCATCAGGATGCTTAAATTACTGAAAGAAAGTTTGACAGAAGTCTCTGGCTTCATTCCTGAG GTTCTTAATGCATTCCCAATACTCCTGCGCATCCCAGGGCTGGGTGACAAGGTCTTCCAAGGTCAGAAGTCCTTCATGGCCATACTGGATAACCTCTTGACTGAGAACAGGACGACATGGGACCCTGCCCAGCCACCCCGAAATTTGACTGATGCCTTCCTGGCAGAGATTGAGAAG GCCAAGGGGAATCCTGAGAGCAGCTTCAATGATAAGAACCTGCCAAAGGTGGTGGGAGACCTGTTCTCTGCAGGGATGGTGACCACCTCAACCACACTGTCCTGGGCCCTGCTGCTCATGATCCTGCATCCGGATGTGCAGC GCAGAGTCCAACAGGAAATCGATGAGGTCATAGGGCGGGTGCGGCATCCAGAGATGGCAGACCAGGCCCGCATGCCCTACACCAATGCTGTTATTCATGAGGTGCAGCGCTTTGGGGACATTGCTTCATTGAATTTGCCACGAATCACTAATCGTGACATTGAAGTTCAGAACTTCCTCATCCCCAAG GGGACGACCCTCATCGCCAACCTGTCCTCCGTGCTGAAGGATGAGACTGTCTGGGAGAAGCCCCTCCGCTTCCATCCTGAACACTTCCTGGATGCCCAGGGCCACTTTGTGAAGCCTGAGGCCTTCATGTCTTTCTCTGCAG GCCGCAGAGCATGCCTGGGGGAGCCCCTGGCCCGCATGgaactcttcctcttcttcacctGCCTCCTGCAGCGCTTTAGCTTCTCGGTGCCCGATGGACAGCCCAGGCCCAGCGACCATGGCATCTTTGGTACTCTAGTTGTCCCCTCCCCCTACCAGCTCTGTGCTGTGATTCGTGACCAAGGACACTAA
- the LOC127667318 gene encoding cytochrome P450 2D9 isoform X1 encodes MELLTGTGLWPVAIFTVIFILLVDLMHRQKCWTSRYPPGPVPWPVLGNLLQVDLDNLTYSLYKLQNRYGAVFSLQMAWKPMVVINGLKAVQEVLVTCGEDTADRPPVPIFEYLGVKPRSQGVVLASYGPEWREQKRFSVSTLRNFGLGKKSLEQWVIKEAGHLCDTFTAQAGKAINPNTMLDKAVCNVIASLIFARRFEYEDPYFIRMLKLLKESLTEVSGFIPEVLNAFPILLRIPGLGDKVFQGQKSFMAILDNLLTENRTTWDPAQPPRNLTDAFLAEIEKAKGNPESSFNDKNLPKVVGDLFSAGMVTTSTTLSWALLLMILHPDVQRRVQQEIDEVIGRVRHPEMADQARMPYTNAVIHEVQRFGDIASLNLPRITNRDIEVQNFLIPKGTTLIANLSSVLKDETVWEKPLRFHPEHFLDAQGHFVKPEAFMSFSAGRRACLGEPLARMELFLFFTCLLQRFSFSVPDGQPRPSDHGIFGTLVVPSPYQLCAVIRDQGH; translated from the exons ATGGAGCTGCTGACTGGGACtggcctgtggcctgtggccaTATTCACAGTCATCTTCATATTACTGGTGGACCTGATGCACCGGCAAAAGTGTTGGACTTCCCGCTACCCACCGGGTCCTGTGCCATGGCCTGTGCTGGGTAACCTGCTGCAGGTGGACCTAGATAACCTGACATACAGCTTATACAAG CTTCAAAACCGCTATGGTGCCGTGTTCAGCCTGCAGATGGCCTGGAAGCCCATGGTTGTGATCAACGGGCTGAAGGCTGTGCAGGAAGTGCTGGTGACCTGTGGAGAGGACACTGCTGACCGCCCACCAGTGCCCATCTTTGAGTACCTGGGTGTGAAGCCCAGATCCCAAG GTGTGGTCCTTGCATCTTACGGACCCGAGTGGCGAGAGCAGAAGAGATTCTCTGTGTCTACCTTGCGCAACTTTGGCCTGGGCAAGAAATCTCTGGAGCAGTGGGTGATCAAGGAGGCCGGTCATCTCTGTGATACCTTCACTGCCCAGGCTG GAAAGGCCATCAACCCAAATACCATGTTGGACAAAGCTGTGTGCAATGTGATTGCATCTCTCATTTTTGCCCGTCGCTTTGAATATGAAGACCCTTACTTCATCAGGATGCTTAAATTACTGAAAGAAAGTTTGACAGAAGTCTCTGGCTTCATTCCTGAG GTTCTTAATGCATTCCCAATACTCCTGCGCATCCCAGGGCTGGGTGACAAGGTCTTCCAAGGTCAGAAGTCCTTCATGGCCATACTGGATAACCTCTTGACTGAGAACAGGACGACATGGGACCCTGCCCAGCCACCCCGAAATTTGACTGATGCCTTCCTGGCAGAGATTGAGAAG GCCAAGGGGAATCCTGAGAGCAGCTTCAATGATAAGAACCTGCCAAAGGTGGTGGGAGACCTGTTCTCTGCAGGGATGGTGACCACCTCAACCACACTGTCCTGGGCCCTGCTGCTCATGATCCTGCATCCGGATGTGCAGC GCAGAGTCCAACAGGAAATCGATGAGGTCATAGGGCGGGTGCGGCATCCAGAGATGGCAGACCAGGCCCGCATGCCCTACACCAATGCTGTTATTCATGAGGTGCAGCGCTTTGGGGACATTGCTTCATTGAATTTGCCACGAATCACTAATCGTGACATTGAAGTTCAGAACTTCCTCATCCCCAAG GGGACGACCCTCATCGCCAACCTGTCCTCCGTGCTGAAGGATGAGACTGTCTGGGAGAAGCCCCTCCGCTTCCATCCTGAACACTTCCTGGATGCCCAGGGCCACTTTGTGAAGCCTGAGGCCTTCATGTCTTTCTCTGCAG GCCGCAGAGCATGCCTGGGGGAGCCCCTGGCCCGCATGgaactcttcctcttcttcacctGCCTCCTGCAGCGCTTTAGCTTCTCGGTGCCCGATGGACAGCCCAGGCCCAGCGACCATGGCATCTTTGGTACTCTAGTTGTCCCCTCCCCCTACCAGCTCTGTGCTGTGATTCGTGACCAAGGACACTAA